One Brassica napus cultivar Da-Ae chromosome A5, Da-Ae, whole genome shotgun sequence DNA window includes the following coding sequences:
- the LOC106452071 gene encoding topless-related protein 2 codes for MSSLSRELVFLILQFLDEEKFKESVHKLEQESGFYFNIKYFEEKALAGEWDEVEKYLSGFTKVDDNRYSMKIFFEIRKQKYLEALDRNDRAKAVEILAKDLKVFATFNEELYKEITQLLTLENFRENEQLSKYGDTKSARNIMYTELKKLIEANPLFREKLAFPSFKASRLRTLINQSLNWQHQLCKNPRPNPDIKTLFLDHSCNAANGGARALTPVNLPVAAVARPSNFVPLGVHGGPFQPTPAPAPNPNALAGWMANPNPSSSVPSGVVASTSPFPMQQPNQVNALKHPRPPSNSLGLMDYQNAADHDQLMRRLRSAQNEVTYPAHSHPPSASLDDLPRNVVSTMRQGSVVMSMDFHPAHHTLLAVGGSSGEVSLWEVGSREKIVTEPFKIWNMSACSGVLQGTIVKEPSISVTRVAWSPDGNFIGVSFTKHLIHVYAYQGSDLRQHLEIEAHVGRVNDLAFAHPNKQICIVTCGDDKLIKVWDINGKKLYTFEGHEASVYSICPHQKENIQFIFSTALDGKIKAWLYDNVGSRVDYDAPGQWCTTMLYSADGSRLFSCGTSKEGDSFLVEWNESEGALKRTYVGFRKKSNGVVQFDTTRNRFLAVGEDNQVKFWDMDNTNLLTTIEAEGGLPSLPRLRFNKEGNLLAVSTADNGFKILANADGLRTLRAYEASKASIEMKVSTSAMVSALSPVVGKIEHMDTSSPARPTPIPNGIEAMSRSIEKPRNLESVVDKSKPLELTEIVDPTQCRQVTMPDSKDSVSKVARLLYTNSGVGVLALGANGVQRLWKWSRNEQNPTGKATANLTPQHWQPNSGLLMANDVSENPESAVPCIALSKNDSYVMSACGGKVSLFNMMTFKVMTTFMPPPPASTFLAFHPQDNNIIAIGMEDSSIHIYNVRVDEVKTKLKGHQKHITGLAFSTALNTLVSSGADAQLFFWTADTWEKKKSSAISLPPGKAPVGDTRVQFHNDQVHLLVSHETQLAIYDATKMECIHKWVPQEALSSPITSASYSCNSQLVYASFADGNIAVFDADSLRLRCRIAPSAYMPQPTPNSAPIIPQVITTHPQEPNQLAVGLSDGSVKVIEPSEASRRWGVGVAVTADKSGNENGRPSSSSAANNNSSSDHQMQRVGDCGEKLTNKKKQSKCRVVIHLPSAVAATRIFRVSSSLDLSASPKHTLTCSSRQLLTPFNFLF; via the exons ATGTCGTCTCTGAGCAGAGAGTTAGTTTTCTTAATCCTCCAGTTCTTAGATGAAGAGAAGTTCAAGGAATCTGTTCACAA GCTAGAGCAGGAATCTGGGTTCTACTTTAATATAAAGTACTTTGAAGAGAAAGCTTTAGCTGGTGAGTGGGATGAAGTGGAGAAGTATCTCTCAGGGTTTACCAAAGTTGATGATAATCGTTACTCTATGAAGATTTTCTTCGAGATCAGGAAGCAAAAGTATCTCGAAGCTCTAGATCG TAATGACAGAGCAAAAGCTGTTGAGATATTAGCTAAAGACTTGAAAGTCTTTGCTACCTTTAACGAGGAGCTTTACAAAGAGATTACTCAGCTTCTCACTCTTGAGAATTTCAG GGAGAACGAGCAATTGTCTAAGTATGGTGATACAAAGTCAGCGAGGAATATAATGTACACTGAGTTGAAGAAGCTCATCGAGGCGAATCCTCTGTTTAGAGAGAAGCTAGCCTTCCCTAGCTTCAAGGCTTCTCGCCTGAGAACTTTGATTAATCAAAG CTTGAATTGGCAGCACCAGCTATGTAAAAACCCGAGGCCTAATCCTGACATCAAGACATTGTTCTTGGATCACTCTTGCAATGCAGCAAACGGTGGTGCTCGTGCACTCACTCCTGTGAATCTTCCTGTTGCGGCTGTTGCTAGACCTTCTAACTTTGTTCCTCTTGGAGTACATGGTGGA CCCTTTCAACCTACTCCTGCTCCGGCTCCTAATCCCAATGCTCTAGCTGGCTGGATGGCTAACCCAAATCCTTCCTCATCAGTTCCATCTGGTGTCGTGGCTTCTACTTCTCCTTTTCCTATGCAGCAGCCAAATCAAG TTAATGCTCTGAAACATCCTAGACCACCGTCAAACTCTCTAGGATTGATGGATTATCAGAATGCTGCTGATCACGACCAGCTCATGAGACGTTTACGGTCTGCACAAAATGAG GTCACATATCCTGCTCATTCTCATCCTCCCTCTGCGTCACTTGATGACCTCCCTAGAAATGTTGTGAGTACAATGCGCCAAGGTTCGGTGGTGATGAGCATGGATTTTCACCCTGCGCATCACACTTTACTCGCTG TTGGCGGTTCGAGCGGCGAAGTCAGCTTGTGGGAAGTTGGATCCAGAGAGAAGATCGTCACAGAGCCTTTTAAGATATGGAATATGTCCGCTTGTTCTGGTGTCCTCCAG GGTACTATTGTCAAAGAACCATCAATATCCGTCACTCGTGTAGCATGGAGCCCAGATGGAAATTTCATTG GTGTTTCATTTACTAAACATCTGATTCATGTATATGCGTACCAAGGCTCAGACCTACGCCAACACCTTGAG ATTGAAGCTCATGTCGGCCGTGTGAATGACTTGGCGTTCGCCCACCCAAACAAGCAAATATGTATTGTGACTTGTGGGGATGACAAATTGATCAAGGTGTGGGATATAAACGGGAAGAAGCTTTACACCTTTGAAGGCCACGAGGCATCGGTTTATTCCATTTGCCCTCACCAGAAGGAAAATATTCAG TTTATATTCTCAACTGCTCTTGATGGTAAGATCAAGGCTTGGCTCTATGATAACGTTGGTTCTCGGGTTGATTACGACGCACCAGGACAGTGGTGTACAACGATGTTATACAGTGCTGATGGAAGCAG GTTATTTTCTTGTGGAACGAGTAAAGAAGGAGACTCTTTCCTTGTTGAGTGGAATGAGAGCGAAGGTGCACTGAAGAGGACCTATGTAGGGTTTAGGAAGAAATCAAATGGAGTTGTTCAGTTTGATACAACTCGTAACCGTTTCTTGGCTGTTGGTGAAGATAATCAAGTCAAGTTCTGGGACATGGATAATACAAATCTGTTGACTACTATTGAGGCTGAAGGAGGACTTCCG AGTCTTCCACGTTTGAGGTTCAACAAGGAAGGAAATCTTCTTGCAGTCAGTACAGCGGATAACGGATTCAAGATCCTTGCAAATGCGGATGGTCTTAGAACCTTAAGAGCATATGAAGCATCTAAAGCCTCCATCGAGATGAAG GTATCAACTTCCGCAATGGTTTCAGCCCTGAGCCCAGTTGTTGGTAAAATTGAACACATGGACACAAGCTCTCCTGCAAGGCCCACACCAATTCCT AATGGGATTGAGGCAATGTCAAGAAGTATAGAAAAGCCAAGAAACTTGGAATCTGTTGTTGATAAGTCTAAACCCTTGGAGCTAACAGAGATTGTTGATCCCACTCAGTGCAGACAAGTGACCATGCCAGATAGCAAGGATTCTGTGAGCAAG GTTGCTCGGCTTCTTTATACTAATTCCGGTGTTGGCGTATTGGCTCTGGGAGCAAATGGTGTTCAAAGACTATGGAAGTGGAGCCGCAATGAGCAGAATCCAACTGGGAAGGCAACTGCAAACTTAACTCCACAGCATTGGCAGCCTAACAGCGGTCTCCTAATGGCAAACGATGTTTCTGAGAATCCTGAATCAGCTGTGCCATGTATAGCGCTTTCTAAGAACGACTCTTACGTGATGTCAGCTTGTGGTGGAAAGGTTTCCTTATTCAATATGATGACTTTCAAA GTAATGACAACGTTCATGCCACCACCACCAGCTTCAACATTTTTGGCATTTCACCCTCAGGATAACAACATTATTGCAATCGGTATGGAAGACTCTAGTATCCATATCTACAACGTCAGGGTTGATGAG GTGAAAACAAAGCTGAAAGGTCACCAGAAGCATATAACCGGTCTAGCATTCTCTACTGCACTCAATACCCTCGTCTCTTCTGGTGCTGATGCTCAG CTCTTCTTTTGGACCGCTGACACATGGGAAAAGAAGAAATCTTCGGCGATATCACTTCCACCTGGAAAAGCACCGGTGGGTGACACACGTGTCCAGTTCCACAACGACCAAGTCCATCTGTTGGTTTCACATGAGACGCAGCTTGCCATTTACGATGCTACAAAGATGGAATGTATACATAAG TGGGTGCCACAAGAAGCTCTCTCTTCTCCCATAACCTCTGCATCTTACTCATGCAACAGCCAGCTGGTTTACGCATCATTCGCTGATGGAAACATTGCTGTCTTTGATGCTGATTCCTTGAGACTCAGATGTCGCATTGCTCCTTCTGCTTACATGCCTCAACCAACACCCAACAG TGCACCGATCATTCCACAAGTGATCACAACACATCCACAAGAACCGAATCAGTTAGCAGTTGGACTTTCTGATGGTTCAGTTAAAGTGATTGAGCCATCGGAAGCTTCGAGAAGATGGGGCGTAGGGGTTGCTGTTACTGCAGATAAATCAGGGAATGAGAACGGACGGCCATCGAGTTCATCGGCAGCTAATAATAACTCGAGTTCAGATCATCAGATGCAAAG AGTCGGCGACTGCGGCGAAAAATTAACAAACAAGAAAAAGCAATCTAAGTGCAGGGTCGTTATACATCTCCCGTCGGCGGTTGCCGCTACTCGTATTTTCCGTGTTTCATCATCGCTGGATTTATCTGCGTCTCCTAAACATACGTTGACGTGTAGCTCGCGTCAATTATTAACACCCTTTAACTTTCTGTTTTAA
- the LOC106452073 gene encoding pumilio homolog 24, whose protein sequence is MSSKGLKPTKRKDNESSEKPDALKSKKPKLAPSNNTIQNQKPGGQEHGKPKSFGNNDKSSVTLSKKERRVQAKELTEARKKRRKPHYTLEQELATLWEKMRRRDIGKEDRLKLISEAIQKMKGKMHEIAGSHVSSRVLQTCLKYCSQDEKDVVFKELHPHFLSLASNTYAVHVLQKMLDGASKQQLSACISSLRGHVASLLRHMVGSVVVDHAYHLGNAAQKQELLGELYSTELQLFKDLNSTSEKRVVDIIAKLGLQKGSVIRHMTAIVQPILEKGIVDHNITHKLLIEYMTVADKTSAAFVIQQLSGPLLIRMVHTRDGSRLAMLCVKHGSAKERKKLIKAMKTEKDSHVGSIASDQYGSMVLACIFSIVDDTKLVTKIIVRELEANLKDLVMGKNGRRPLLQLLHPNSSRYFSRDDLASLELSVPSLCLMDKSETKDSDGKESAEEEKDEQEDTVTEESGLEENVTIAGSKKDPLLRRQELLVKSGLAERLIDVCVENAEEFLKSNFAKEVMYEVAVGGCDGILLPTLSENLRELYQAIASVAAEPKPEESEKSSQHILEDFHSSRTIRRLVLDSPTFASILFKKALSGKCRSWAQGHCSRILSAFLETQDVQVREMAKEELQVLVDEGALKITGTKKPE, encoded by the exons ATGTCTTCCAAGGGTTTGAAACCGACCAAGAGGAAAGATAACGAAAGCTCTGAGAAACCCGATGCTCTCAAATCGAAGAAGCCGAAGCTAGCTCCGTCTAACAATACGATTCAGAACCAAAAGCCTGGAGGACAAGAACATGGTAAACCAAAGTCTTTTGGAAACAACGACAAGAGTAGTGTTACCCTCTCCAAGAAGGAGCGTCGCGTACAAGCTAAG GAGCTGACAGAagcaaggaagaagaggaggaagccTCATTACACTCTCGAGCAA GAGCTTGCTACTCTATGGGAGAAGATGAGGCGCCGTGATATTGGCAAGGAGGACCGTTTAAA GCTGATATCTGAAGCTATACAAAAGATGAAGGGGAAAATGCACGAGATTGCAGGTTCTCATGTCTCTTCCCGTGTTCTCCAg acttgtttgaagtaTTGCTCGCAAGATGAGAAGGATGTTGTTTTCAAAGAGCTTCATCCGCATTTTCTTAGCCTGGCTTCTAATACATATGCTGTTCATGTGTTGCAGAAGATGTTGGATGGAG CATCTAAGCAGCAGCTTTCAGCCTGTATATCCAGCCTCCGCGGACACGTGGCTTCTCTCCTCCGTCACATGGTCGGATCTGTTG TTGTGGACCATGCATACCATCTGGGCAATGCAGCACAGAAACAAGAACTCCTTGGAGAGTTGTACTCTACGGAGCTTCAGTTATTCAAAGACTTGAACTCAACTTCCGAGAAAAG AGTGGTGGACATTATCGCTAAGCTAGGACTACAGAAAGGGTCTGTTATCCGCCACATGACTGCCATTGTCCAACCAATTCTTGAGAAGGGAATTGTCGACCACAACATCACACACAAGTTGCTGATTGAGTACATGACAGTAGCTGATAAg ACTTCTGCTGCATTTGTGATTCAGCAACTGTCAGGTCCGCTTCTTATACGTATGGTTCACACCCGTGATGGTTCTAGGCTTGCTATGCTTTGTGTCAAACATGGAAGTGCTAAG GAGAGAAAGAAGCTTATCAAAGCAATGAAAACAGAGAAAGACAGCCATGTTGGAAGTATTGCTTCTGATCAGTATGGAAGTATG GTGCTTGCATGTATTTTCTCCATAGTTGATGACACAAAGCTAGTAACCAAG ATTATTGTTCGTGAGCTGGAGGCCAACTTAAAGGATCTTGTTATGGGAAAG AATGGTAGGAGACCACTATTGCAGTTACTTCATCCAAATTCTTCACGTTATTTCAGTCGTGATGATTTGGCCTCTCTTGAACTGTCTGTTCCATCACTGTGCTTAATG GATAAGTCTGAGACAAAGGACTCAGATGGCAAAGAATCTGCTGAGGAGGAGAAAGACGAGCAAGAAGATACTGTAACTGAAGAGAGCGGTCTTGAAGAAAATGTCACAATTGCTGGCAGTAAAAAAGATCCCCTTTTGAGAAGGCAGGAGTTGCTAGTCAAGAGTGGCCTTGCTGAG CGGCTTATTGATGTCTGTGTGGAGAACGCTGAGGAATTCCTGAAGTCTAACTTTGCCAAAGAAGTCATGTATGAG GTGGCCGTGGGAGGCTGTGATGGTATTCTTTTGCCAACTCTGAGCGAGAATCTGCGTGAGCTGTACCAAGCCATTGCCTCTGTAGCAGCAGAGCCGAAACCCGAAGAATCAGAAAAGAGTTCACAGCACATCCTGGAAGACTTTCACTCAAGCCGAACAATTAGAAGGCTGGTCTTGGACAGCCCTACTTTTGCTTCCATTCTTTTTAAGAAGGCCTTGTCTGGAAAATGTCGTTCATGGGCTCAAGGACACTG TTCAAGGATATTATCTGCTTTCTTAGAGACTCAAGATGTTCAAGTGCGTGAGATGGCTAAGGAAGAGCTGCAAGTGTTGGTGGACGAAGGTGCTCTAAAGATCACAGGAACCAAGAAGCCCGAATGA
- the LOC106345325 gene encoding probable protein phosphatase 2C 41 isoform X1 → MVLLPAFLDGLARSVSMKKGKYLSEYEDGGKEIAKSMMKNSKKNSTLLGSSGFVSSETSKRFTSICTNRGEKGINQDRAIVWEGFGCQEDITFCGMFDGHGAWGHKITKRVKRLFPASLLCQWQQTLASLSSSPECFSPFDLWKQACMKTFSIIDLDLKIHPSIDSYCSGCTALTAILQGDHLVVANAGDSRAVIATTSDDGVGLVPVQLSVDFKPNIPEEAERIKQSDGRLFCLDDEPGMYRVGMPNGRSLGLAVSRAFGDYCLKDFGLVSEPEVTYRKITSKDQFLILATDGMWDVMKNDEAVEIVRGVKDRKKSAERLVKKAMMLWRKKRSSIAMDDISALCLFFHPC, encoded by the exons ATGGTGCTTTTGCCTGCATTTTTGGACGGTTTGGCAAGAAGTGTATCGATGAAGAAAGGAAAATATTTATCTGAATATGAAGATGGAGGTAAAGAGATCGCAAAATCGATGATGAAAAATTCCAAGAAGAACTCGACTTTGCTAGGTTCCTCGGGCTTTGTTAGCTCCGAAACTTCCAAGAGATTTACCTCTATATGTACTAATAGAGGTGAGAAAGGAATCAACCAAGATCGTGCCATTGTTTGGGAG GGTTTTGGATGCCAAGAAGACATAACATTTTGTGGGATGTTCGATGGACATGGAGCATGGGGAcataaaataaccaaaagaGTAAAAAGGTTATTTCCAGCTTCACTGCTTTGCCAGTGGCAACAAACTCTTGCATCCTTATCATCTTCACCGGAATGTTTCTCTCCGTTTGATCTTTGGAAGCAAGCTTGCATGAAAACATTCTCTATCATCGATCTTGATCTCAAGATCCATCCATCCATTGATTCTTACTGCAGCGGCTGCACCGCTCTCACCGCCATCTTGCAG GGTGATCATCTTGTTGTAGCAAATGCTGGTGACTCAAGAGCAGTAATAGCAACAACTTCTGATGATGGAGTCGGTTTAGTGCCGGTTCAGCTATCAGTTGACTTTAAACCGAACATTCCAG AGGAAGCAGAACGGATAAAACAATCGGATGGACGGTTGTTTTGCCTAGATGATGAACCGGGAATGTACCGGGTAGGCATGCCAAATGGCAGGTCGCTTGGTTTAGCTGTCTCAAGAGCGTTTGGAGATTACTGCCTTAAAGACTTCGGTTTAGTCTCTGAACCGGAGGTGACATACAGAAAGATAACCAGCAAGGACCAGTTTCTCATCTTGGCAACCGATGGg ATGTGGGATGTGATGAAAAATGATGAAGCAGTGGAGATAGTAAGAGGAGTGAAAGACAGAAAAAAGAGCGCAGAGAGATTGGTAAAGAAAGCTATGATGCTTTGGCGTAAGAAGAGAAGCAGCATCGCCATGGATGATATCTCTGCTCTCTGTCTCTTCTTTCACCCTTGTTAA
- the LOC106345325 gene encoding probable protein phosphatase 2C 41 isoform X2 encodes MFDGHGAWGHKITKRVKRLFPASLLCQWQQTLASLSSSPECFSPFDLWKQACMKTFSIIDLDLKIHPSIDSYCSGCTALTAILQGDHLVVANAGDSRAVIATTSDDGVGLVPVQLSVDFKPNIPEEAERIKQSDGRLFCLDDEPGMYRVGMPNGRSLGLAVSRAFGDYCLKDFGLVSEPEVTYRKITSKDQFLILATDGMWDVMKNDEAVEIVRGVKDRKKSAERLVKKAMMLWRKKRSSIAMDDISALCLFFHPC; translated from the exons ATGTTCGATGGACATGGAGCATGGGGAcataaaataaccaaaagaGTAAAAAGGTTATTTCCAGCTTCACTGCTTTGCCAGTGGCAACAAACTCTTGCATCCTTATCATCTTCACCGGAATGTTTCTCTCCGTTTGATCTTTGGAAGCAAGCTTGCATGAAAACATTCTCTATCATCGATCTTGATCTCAAGATCCATCCATCCATTGATTCTTACTGCAGCGGCTGCACCGCTCTCACCGCCATCTTGCAG GGTGATCATCTTGTTGTAGCAAATGCTGGTGACTCAAGAGCAGTAATAGCAACAACTTCTGATGATGGAGTCGGTTTAGTGCCGGTTCAGCTATCAGTTGACTTTAAACCGAACATTCCAG AGGAAGCAGAACGGATAAAACAATCGGATGGACGGTTGTTTTGCCTAGATGATGAACCGGGAATGTACCGGGTAGGCATGCCAAATGGCAGGTCGCTTGGTTTAGCTGTCTCAAGAGCGTTTGGAGATTACTGCCTTAAAGACTTCGGTTTAGTCTCTGAACCGGAGGTGACATACAGAAAGATAACCAGCAAGGACCAGTTTCTCATCTTGGCAACCGATGGg ATGTGGGATGTGATGAAAAATGATGAAGCAGTGGAGATAGTAAGAGGAGTGAAAGACAGAAAAAAGAGCGCAGAGAGATTGGTAAAGAAAGCTATGATGCTTTGGCGTAAGAAGAGAAGCAGCATCGCCATGGATGATATCTCTGCTCTCTGTCTCTTCTTTCACCCTTGTTAA